In Nasonia vitripennis strain AsymCx chromosome 2, Nvit_psr_1.1, whole genome shotgun sequence, a genomic segment contains:
- the LOC100118614 gene encoding pancreatic lipase-related protein 2, producing MGEVITRRLAIAALMIVAGKLIVADTKDVSAQNSLLNEVETMINTAIKLIHEPATFKLYTRENPFGEEQLLLNNTEVLYASHFNESRPTKLIIHGFSDTGKEAWIRSLIDAYLKYQDVNVIVVGWGILAADPYPTAANNTRRVGEYLGVFLEFLCRESNLEYKDVHMCGHSLGSHVAGFAGAFLDGRIGRITGLDPASPLFETPILCDPDFRLDPTDAQFVDVIHTSGTAFGFLAAIGHVDFYPNSGKFPQPGCNFAPTNTYCSHTRAYQLMTESIGSTSGFKSRSCDNWEKYKDGHCNRNPIVLMGEYASTSLRGKFFLTTKYAPPFAID from the exons ATGGGGGAGGTGATAACCAGACGCCTCGCGATCGCGGCGCTGATGATCGTCGCAG GAAAGTTAATTGTTGCGGACACGAAAGACGTATCTGCGCAAAACTCGCTGCTAAACGAAGTGGAAACGATGATAAACACGGCCATCAAGTTGATTCACGAACCGGCGACGTTCAAACTCTACACCAG gGAAAACCCTTTCGGCGAGGAACAATTGCTGCTGAACAACACGGAAGTCCTTTACGCGTCGCATTTCAACGAGAGTCGACCGACGAAACTCATAATTCACGGTTTCAGCGACACGGGAAAAGAAGCCTGGATACGAAGCCTCATCGATG CATACCTCAAGTACCAAGACGTCAACGTGATAGTCGTGGGCTGGGGCATCCTGGCAGCTGACCCATACCCCACAGCGGCGAACAATACCCGCCGAGTGGGCGAGTATCTTGGCGTCTTCCTCGAGTTTCTCTGTCGCGAATCGAACCTCGAGTACAAGGACGTGCACATGTGCGGACATAGTCTGGGATCGCACGTCGCTGGATTTGCCGGGGCTTTCCTGGACGGACGGATCGGCCGAATAACAG GTTTGGATCCCGCAAGTCCGCTCTTCGAAACGCCAATCCTCTGCGACCCCGACTTTCGCCTCGACCCGACGGACGCCCAATTCGTTGACGTGATTCACACGAGCGGCACCGCGTTCGGATTTCTCGCAGCGATCGGCCACGTCGACTTCTACCCCAACAGCGGCAAGTTTCCGCAACCGGGCTGCAACTTCGCGCCCACGAACA CTTACTGCAGCCATACCCGAGCTTATCAACTGATGACCGAGAGCATAGGAAGCACATCCGGTTTCAAGTCGAGAAGCTGCGATAACTGGGAGAAATACAAGGACGGACACTGCAATCGAAACCCGATCGTTCTGATGGGGGAATACGCATCGACGTC ATTGCGAGGAAAGTTCTTCTTGACGACCAAGTACGCGCCTCCCTTCGCCATCGACTGA
- the LOC116416378 gene encoding uncharacterized protein LOC116416378, with amino-acid sequence MMTEANEGKKLSDQDRMDYEKKMENFECPYTWELSSELKKDINMEWNLRDHEDVIPLMKLMRCIVHVYEYTKNNEDLQVILKLLSECDKVIIEIQESAHPEISIEAVQFILRSTKCFVFLHFKMEPELKQIFAETKSIDTFDKKQTSTIKACKSIAWSKYPGTKESIEFIREAIADNANCDLWYCILGKLLRYKRRTPLFYAEPDAEEIESFEKAYDIMKNPIYGVFLGKAYSEKKKHDESWEIFKRVLPNIPQNDTLLLIVALGFIQMKDFHNAKNCLDKVAKTSDSMYLHYKGLYLSKQGQYAESCLFFEEAIKDNNYQAEYNYIFAIQKSKNKDFNLTHYLLQMLDRYRNWSKDVLQNITLHLAYTYFKKDNNIEESLRYFLEAIEVNPDAACLKELYRPIFFCAWPQNSIYAILSKDVLPIVCRQPDRLDEVTVTRAIKISEYCNYHTQLM; translated from the exons ATGATGACCGAGGCTAATGAAGGAAAGAAACTTAGCGACCAAGATCGAATGGACTACGAaaagaaaatggaaaattttgaGTGTCCCTATACGTGGGAGCTGTCGAGTGAACTGAAAAAAGACATAAACATGGAGTGGAATCTTCGCGACCATGAAGACGTCATTCCACTGATGAAGCTGATGCGCTGCATTGTGCATGTGTACGAATacacaaaaaataatgaagacCTACAAGTTATACTAAAATTACTGAGTGAGTGCGATAAGGTGATTATTGAAATTCAAGAAAG TGCCCATCCAGAAATTTCGATTGAAGCTGTACAATTTATCTTGAGATCAACaaaatgtttcgtcttcctGCACTTCAAAATGGAGCCAGAACTGAAACAAATTTTTGCTGAGACCAAGAGTATAGATACGTTTGACAAGAAGCAGACGAGCACGATAAAAGCTTGCAAAAGCATCGCCTGGTCAAAATATCCGGGAACGAAAGAATCCATCGAATTTATACGCGAAGCGATAGCAGACAATGCCAACTGCGATCTGTGGTACTGTATTTTGGGCAAATTGTTGCGATACAAAAGACGAACTCCTCTATTTTATGCCGAACCAGACGCCGAAGAAATAGAAAGCTTCGAAAAAGCATATGATATTATGAAAAATCCGATCTACGGGGTGTTTCTTGGCAAAGCTTAcagcgagaagaaaaaacacgATGAGTCTTGGGAAATTTTTAAGAGAGTTTTGCCGAACATACCTCAAAATGACACGCTCTTGTTGATAGTAGCCTTAGGTTTTATTCAAATGAAAGATTTTCATAACGCGAAGAATTGTCTTGATAAAGTTGCAAAAACATCTGATAGTATGTACTTGCATTATAAAGGCCTGTATCTTTCCAAACAGGGACAATACGCG GAGtcttgtttatttttcgaagAAGCAATCAAAGACAACAACTACCAAGCAGaatataactatatatttGCTATACAAAAGAGCAAAAACAAAGACTTTAATCTAACTCACTACTTGCTACAAATGTTGGACCGGTATAGAAATTGGTCTAAGGACGTGCTACAGAATATTACTCTACATCTAGCTTATACTTATTTCAAAAAGGATAACAATATAGAGGAGTCTCTAAGGTACTTCTTGGAAGCAATCGAAGTAAACCCTGATGCCGCGTGCCTCAAg gaATTATATCgtccgatttttttttgcgcctGGCCTCAAAATAGTATCTATGCAATTCTAAGTAAAGATGTATTACCAATTGTTTGCAGGCAACCAGATAGGCTTGATGAGGTAACCGTAACAAGAGCGATAAAGATAAGTGAATATTGTAACTATCATACTCAACTAATGTAA
- the LOC100118687 gene encoding uncharacterized protein LOC100118687 translates to MAETNEEMKISEESQKHYERKMENFECPFTWGMSETICIDTDDIRGDNEEVIPLMKFMRCIALVYDYTRTNKDSQTILEKLNDCDDVIIKIQNDGHPHISIEAVLSVFKATKCFALLYLQMEPELKTIFAETVSIDSSEKKQTSTVKACRSIAWSNYSRTTKTIECIREAIADNPDCDLWHFILAKTLRSKRQKKKFNSQPDAEEIESFEKAYNTRKNPVFGVFLAKAYNEDRHENDKALKMIESLQDIPRNDSLLLIIVLIYIRMRDFKNAKSCFDKVANKKSSMYSHYRGLYFLKQKQYQEAHPFLKKAIETNNFQAEFNYMNCAQVIHKKRFDLTQYLLQMLDKYRSWSKHMLQTITLHLAYTYFKKDKNIKESLKYFLEAIEINPDAILLKETYRPVLLCDWPKKSIYKILSKNILPDICEHLDLWDEKTKERAIALEKYCNEHQPQL, encoded by the exons ATGGCCGAGACCAATGAAGAAATGAAAATTAGCGAAGAGTCTCAAAAGCACTACGAAaggaaaatggaaaattttgaatgcCCCTTTACATGGGGAATGAGTGAAACAATATGCATAGATACAGACGATATTCGCGGCGACAATGAGGAAGTCATTCCACTAATGAAGTTCATGCGTTGCATCGCTCTTGTGTACGACTACACGAGAACCAACAAAGACTCGCAAACTATATTAGAAAAGTTGAATGATTGCGATGACGTgatcattaaaattcaaaacga CGGCCACCCACACATTTCAATTGAAGCCGTATTGTCTGTGTTCAAGGCAACGAAATGTTTCGCTCTTCTTTACCTCCAAATGGAGCCAGAACTAAAGACAATTTTTGCTGAAACCGTCAGCATAGATTCGTCCGAGAAGAAGCAGACGAGCACGGTAAAAGCTTGCCGAAGCATCGCCTGGTCAAACTATTCGCGAACAACAAAAACCATCGAATGTATACGCGAAGCGATTGCAGACAATCCCGACTGCGATCTCTGGCATTTCATTTTGGCCAAGACGTTGCGCAGCAAaagacagaaaaaaaaattcaattcccAACCGGATGCCGAAGAAATCGAAAGCTTTGAAAAAGCATACAACACGAGGAAAAACCCGGTCTTCGGAGTATTTCTTGCCAAAGCTTATAACGAGGATAGACATGAAAATGATAAGGCTTTGAAAATGATAGAGAGTTTGCAGGACATACCTCGAAATGATTCACTCTTGTTGATAATTGtcttgatttatattcgcatgaGAGACTTTAAGAATGCCAAGAGTTGTTTTGATAAAGTTGCGAATAAAAAGTCCAGCATGTACTCACATTATAGAGGcctgtattttttaaaacaaaaacaataccAG GAAGCTCatccatttttaaaaaaagcgaTCGAAACGAATAATTTTCAAGCTGAGTTTAATTACATGAATTGCGCGCAAGTGATCCATAAAAAACGTTTCGATTTAACACAGTACCTGCTACAAATGTTAGATAAATATAGAAGTTGGTCTAAGCACATGCTGCAGACTATTACTCTACATTTAGCATATACTTATTTCAAAAAGGATAAGAATATAAAAGAGTCTCTAAAGTATTTCTTGGAAGCAATAGAAATAAATCCGGATGCTATTCTCCTTAAG gaaACTTATCGTCCTGTTTTACTTTGTGATTGGCCTAAAAAgagtatttataaaatactaaGCAAGAATATATTACCTGATATTTGCGAGCACTTAGATCTGTGGGATGAAAAGACCAAGGAAAGAGCAATAGCACTGGAAAAATATTGCAACGAGCATCAACCTCAactctaa
- the LOC100118729 gene encoding nodal modulator 1: MLSLPRVLYGLLGLVLTLLVQLCSSDEILGCGGFVKSHADIDFSQITVKLYTKSGSLKDQTECAPNTGYYFVPVYDKGEYLLKLEPPRGWSFEPTEVTLNVDGTTDLCSQGKDINFVFKGFGITGKVVAAKNVAGPKGVSVLLYDQNNKTLLGSTVTTDGGAFSFTPVQPGKYVLVASHPSWLMEKHSTTVTVREGNTELKDGELSVFGFDVSGRVTTTEGEPVGRVSFLLFGNGRTKNCATSSVEGFDSKQKPLCHVTSDETGRFLFPALSAGQYTIIPYYAGSKTKFDVQPSEFIFAVNHDSLILPQEFKVTGFTISGKVMASVNPPIPLVGAKVFLSKKQVAVTDKNGAYKTDNMKAKQYMLHAEANDVQFEEKLVKVSPSNPELPTITPATFKVTGKVSSTTKESLQNRLVLIKNVVSNVQQEVEIDPNTGGWTAYLAPYKYQLNVMVTDEEKTKGLQFFPLQRVIDVSSAPLKDVNFLQLKATLKGTIMCLPDKDNKAECSETQVTLKMIDGIVETKTVKAKSGEYIFEDVLPGQYEVVIDTDIFCWDVLSHQIVIASERPPNVPVFKQTGFSVTFISSHETNVEYLVPHQAMKKKLLPLQKGSTRHCLPVSGKYEFYPKGCHKYSKSSFVWNTNERTPIILSSTEHIHKGTITLNSPKPADDISVKIEGLSEGQSPIVHKNLKGIRQASSNAYVYNFEFYAIAGESYEITPSSKLVLFIQPSAKIIGSEDCTDNAISFNAEQGTIISGSISPSLEGVSIKIFGEDKEVPVQTLVTGQDGVFRVGPLDSKVEYSVTAEKEGFVFTRDTTTKEYTFLARKLAEINVEVVDLAGRTPLQGVLLSLSGGGGGPNSYRKNIMTGEEGKLTFNSLSPGEYYLRPTMKEYRFEPTSKMIRVEEGKAVVVTLVGRRVAFSAYGIVTCLNGEPEAGLLVEARGQNECADLQEEATTKEDGTWRIRGLEPKCIYAIRLKLNEQDPSTRGLRAIPSSVAVQATQDVHDIKLMALQPVSRTDVSVRVIANQAENYRTLKIKLCREDSPDSPIHIAKLDSQFSAKMNNAGFIHHFPPLQADGKKYFVQLETTLSKSTHEYKIVPVYFEANSSFKYVELRFEAERKHDHGDANQITFVPLPLIILVTAAFFHRDALSSWLNTTIERWSRRPSSSNSRNSQASAPNLIAATDPRVDDIIVEQIKNINSKSSKKVKPRKA, translated from the exons ATGTTGTCCTTGCCACGCGTCCTCTACGGCCTCCTGGGTCTCGTCCTGACCCTCCTTGTCCAGCTGTGCAGCTCCGACGAGATCCTCGGCTGCGGCGGATTCGTTAAAAGCCACGCCGACATCGACTTCAGTCAGATCACCGTCAAACT gTATACAAAGAGTGGGAGTCTGAAAGACCAAACAGAATGCGCACCAAACACTGGTTACTACTTTGTACCTGTCTACGACAAGGGGGAGTATCTGCTGAAACTTGAACCTCCAAGAGGCTGGAGTTTTGAGCCGACTGAAGTCACGCTGAATGTAGATGGTACTACAGATCTCTGCAGTCAAGGAAAAGACATTAACTTTGTATTCAAAGGTTTTGGCATAACCGGCAAAGTTGTAGCTGCTAAAAATGTTGCCGGACCTAAGGGAGTCTCTGTCTTGTTGTATGATCAAAATAACAAAACTCTTCTTGGATCTACGGTTACCACCGATGGTGGTGCATTCTCATTCACACCTGTCCAGCCAGGAAAATACGTTTTAGTTGCTAGTCATCCATC ATGGCTTATGGAAAAACATTCCACTACTGTTACTGTCCGAGAAGGTAACACAGAACTTAAAGATGGAGAATTGAGCGTATTCGGTTTTGATGTTAGTGGTCGTGTTACAACTACTGAAGGAGAACCAGTTGGAAGAGTTTCATTTCTGCTTTTTGGA AATGGGCGTACTAAAAATTGTGCCACTTCCTCAGTGGAAGGTTTTGATTCCAAGCAAAAGCCACTGTGTCATGTGACATCAGATGAAACGGGAAGATTTTTGTTCCCAGCTTTGTCAGCAGGACAATACACCATAATACCCTATTATGCTGGTTCAAAGACAAAGTTCGATGTTCAACCTTCTGAATTTATATTCGCTGTTAACCATGATAGTTTGATCTTACCTCAAGAGTTTAAGGTCACTGGTTTTACTATTAGTGGCAAAGTCATGGCATCAGTTAACCCACCAATTCCTTTGGTTGGAGCTAAAGTGTTTTTATCAAAGAAGCAAGTTGCGGTTACTGACAAAAATGGAGCTTATAAGACTGATAACATGAAAGCCAAACAGTATATGCTACATGCAGAAGCAA aCGATGTTCaatttgaagaaaaacttGTTAAAGTCTCCCCAAGCAATCCCGAGTTGCCTACTATTACTCCAGCTACTTTCAAAGTTACCGGAAAAGTATCTTCGACAACAAAAGAGAGTTTACAAAATCGAttagttttaataaaaaatgtagttTCTAATGTTCAACAAGAAGTTGAAATTGATCCCAACACTGGTGGATGGACAGCATATCTTGCACCTTATAAGTATCAATTGAATGTTATGGTTACCGATGAGGAAAAGACCAAAGGCTTACA attttttcctcttcaACGTGTCATTGACGTTTCTTCTGCACCACTTAAGGATGTCAATTTCCTTCAACTTAAAGCTACTTTAAAGGGTACAATTATGTGCTTACCTGATAAGGACAATAAAGCTGAATGCAGTGAAACTCAAGTCACTTTGAAGATGATTGATGGCATTGTTGAAACAAAAACAGTTAAAGCCAAAA GTGGCGAATATATCTTTGAAGATGTTTTACCTGGCCAATACGAAGTTGTCATTGACACCGATATTTTTTGTTGGGATGTCCTGAGTCATCAAATAGTTATTGCATCCGAAAGACCACCAAACGTACCAGTTTTCAAGCAAACAGGTTTCTCCGTAACCTTTATCTCGTCTCATGAAACAAATGTAGAGTATTTGGTACCACATCAGGCAATGAAGAAGAAGCTGTTACCTTTACAGAAGGGAAGCACAAGACACTGCTTACCTGTCTCCGGAAAATATGAATTCTATCCAAAGGGTTGccataaatattcaaaatcgTCATTTGTGTGGAATACTAACGAAAGAACACCGATTATTCTTTCGTCTACTGAACATATTCACAAAGGTACTATAACTTTGAATAGTCCTAAACCTGCAGATGACATCTCCGTGAAAATCGAGGGATTGTCAGAAGGACAATCGCCGATCGT acataaaaatctaaaagGAATTCGTCAAGCCTCGTCGAATGCTTACGTATACAATTTTGAGTTCTATGCGATAGCTGGAGAATCTTATGAAATTACTCCGTCATCAAAACTTGTACTTTTTATCCAACCTTCTGCTAAAATTATTGGTTCAGAAGATTGTACTGATAATGCTATTTCTTTCAATGCAGAACAAGGAACA ATTATTAGTGGTTCTATATCTCCTTCGCTTGAAGGtgtatcaataaaaattttcggcGAAGATAAAGAAGTTCCAGTTCAAACACTCGTTACCGGACAAGATGGAGTCTTCCGAGTAGGACCTCTAGATAGCAAAGTAGAATACAG TGTCACAGCAGAAAAGGAAGGTTTTGTTTTCACACGCGATACTACTACAAAGGAATACACATTCCTTGCTCGCAAATTGGCTGAAATTAACGTAGAAGTCGTCGACTTAGCTGGACGTACTCCTTTACAA GGAGTTCTGCTATCACTTTCCGGAGGCGGTGGCGGACCTAACAGTTACCGTAAGAACATCATGACGGGCGAGGAAGGCAAACTGACTTTCAATTCGCTCTCGCCCGGTGAATATTATCTTCGACCGACAATGAAGGAGTACCGCTTCGAACCGACCTCTAAGATGATCCGTGTTGAAGAAGGTAAAGCTGTCGTTGTCACTCTTGTTGGCCGAAGAGTGGCCTTCAGTGCTTACGGTATAGTTACTTGTTTAAATGGAGAACCAGAGGCTGGACTCTTGGTTGAGGCTCGCGGACAGAATGAATGCGCAGATCTGCAAGAAGAAGCCACCACAAAGGAAGATGGAACATGGAGAATTCGTGGACTCGAGCCTAAG TGCATTTATGCTATTCGATTAAAACTGAATGAACAAGACCCAAGCACTCGTGGGCTGCGAGCAATTCCTAGCTCTGTTGCCGTTCAAGCTACTCAAGATGTTCACGACATCAAACTTATGGCTCTTCAGCCAGTTTCTCGTACCGATGTATCGGTCAGAGTGATCGCTAACCAGGCTGAAAATTATCGGACGCTAAAG ATAAAGCTTTGCCGTGAAGATTCACCAGACTCTCCGATCCATATCGCTAAGCTCGACAGCCAGTTCTCAGCGAAGATGAATAATGCTGGCTTTATTCATCACTTCCCTCCTCTTCAAGCGGATGGGAAGAAGTACTTTGTCCAGCTGGAAACCACGCTCTCAAAGTCCACGCACGAATACAAGATCGTACCCGTTTACTTCGAGGCCAACTCTTCCTTCAAATATGTTGAACTACGTTTTGAAGCCGAGCGCAAACACGATCACGGTGACGCTAATCAGATCACCTTCGTACCTCTTCCTCTGATCATTCTAGTAACAGCTGCCTTCTTTCACCGAGACGCCTTGTCGAGTTGGCTCAATACGACGATTGAGAGATGGTCGAGAAGGCCATCGTCCTCGAACAGCAGAAATTCTCAGGCGTCTGCACCCAATTTGATAGCCGCTACCGACCCTAGAGTCGATGACATTATTGTCGAACAAATCAAGAATATTAACAGCAAGAGCAGTAAGAAAGTTAAGCCTCGAAAAGCATAG
- the Gns gene encoding glucosamine (N-acetyl)-6-sulfatase precursor has translation MVSVMMCVSKVLLFFASAIITCASAKNIVLIIADDLDSVLDGMTPLAYTQRLIANEGMTFKNAFTASPICCPNRASILTGRYQHNHGTYNNSLEGGCYSSTWQRDHEPNTFAAILKQQMKYKTFYAGKYLNKYGQRNGVSRVPPGWDKWYGLIGNSRYYDYSLSINGAEKKYGSSPTDYLTDVIQGFAIDFLKTQKKDQPFLMVLAPPAPHEPFIPAPRHNDKYKGTKAKRTKNFNTSSQRDKHWLVRRGPSPLPDSVVARLDDIYRKRWESLLAVDELVQKVYSQLKSQNLLDDTYIIFTSDNGFHVGQFSLPYDKRQPYETDIKIPLMIRGPNITRLTEVKSAVSSVDLFATILEIAGVERPSDGVSLLDASNINDRTVLIEYKGERSTTVQNTGCPADDADLNLSQCDKNFACKCQDVANNTFTCVRRVATHYDNVFCLFAEDDEFVESYDILHDEFQMDNIGPDMNRGQRYRFRKRVKKMSICKDRTCIATNPPLNH, from the exons atggTCTCAGTCATGATGTGCGTTTCGAAGGTGTTGCTATTTTTCGCTTCTGCGATTATTACTTGCGCGTCGgcgaaaaatattgttttgatcATCGCTGACGATTTAGATTCGGTGCTCGATGGCATG ACACCTCTGGCATATACACAAAGACTAATAGCAAACGAAGGAATGACTTTCAAAAACGCG TTCACCGCATCGCCAATTTGCTGTCCCAATCGAGCTTCCATCCTAACCGGCCGATACCAGCACAATCACGGGACGTACAATAATTCCCTGGAAGGCGGCTGCTACAGCTCAACCTGGCAACGAGATCACGAGCCGAACACCTTCGCCGCTATCCTGAAACAGCAAATGAAGTACAAAACTTTTTACGCGGGAAAATACCTGAACAAg TACGGACAGAGAAACGGAGTGTCTCGTGTTCCGCCAGGATGGGACAAATGGTACGGCCTGATCGGTAACTCCAGATACTACGACTACTCGCTGTCCATAAACGGCGCCGAGAAGAAATACGGATCGAGTCCGACGGATTACTTGACGGACGTCATC CAAGGCTTCGCGATCGATTTTCTAAAGACTCAGAAAAAAGATCAGCCTTTCCTGATGGTACTAGCACCGCCGGCGCCACACGAGCCCTTCATCCCGGCTCCGCGACACAACGACAAGTACAAGGGCACAAAAGCTAAGAGAACCAAGAACTTCAATACCTCGTCTCAGAGG GACAAACACTGGCTCGTAAGGAGGGGACCATCTCCACTGCCCGACAGTGTCGTCGCCAGGTTGGACGACATTTATAGAAAACGCTGGGAATCACTTCTAGCCGTCGACGAGCTCGTGCAGAAGGTGTACTCGCAGCTGAAGTCTCAGAACTTACTCGATGACACTTACATCATTTTCACCTCCGACAACGGATTCCACGTTG GTCAGTTCAGTCTGCCTTACGACAAGCGTCAACCCTACGAGACGGACATCAAGATACCTCTGATGATTCGAGGTCCGAATATCACTCGTTTGACGGAGGTCAAATCAGCTGTCAGCAGCGTCGATTTATTCGCGACGATCCTCGAGATCGCCGGGGTCGAAAGACCATCCGATGGTGTATCCTTACTAGACGCGAGCAACATCAATGACAGGACGGTTCTTATCGAGTACAAGGGCGAAAGGTCCACCACTGTGCAGAATACGGGCTGTCCTGCCGACGATGCGGATCTGAATTTGTCT CAATGCGACAAAAATTTCGCCTGCAAATGCCAAGACGTCGCCAACAACACGTTCACCTGCGTTCGAAGAGTTGCAACTCACTACGACAACGTTTTCTGTTTGTTCGCCGAGGACGAC GAGTTTGTCGAGTCATACGACATACTCCACGACGAGTTTCAAATGGACAACATCGGACCGGACATGAATCGGGGACAGCGATACAGATTTCGAAAGCGAGTCAAAAAAATGTCGATTTGCAAGGACAGAACTTGCATCGCCACGAATCCTCCTCTTAATCATTAA